One genomic segment of Panicum virgatum strain AP13 chromosome 2N, P.virgatum_v5, whole genome shotgun sequence includes these proteins:
- the LOC120658863 gene encoding uncharacterized protein LOC120658863: MGGTPRSSIGHILPVAGFLAVGLWHLFSHIKLFSLRPDAYVAPVWFPAPRVRHLELILVIAGSAVEFAMEMFVDHSTFLPFDADGSIPSDRLHNHEHAIICLALLVYAASALHLDRVRARRRDTLSLLLVAVVFAQELLVFHFHSTDHAGLEGQFHWLLQLVVAACLATALLGIAFPRSFAVSLVRSACIAFHGVWLMVIGAMVWVPSRVPKGCSLVQEDGRDTVRCHSEASLHRAKALANLQFGWYLTFMTVFVVALYLYVCKRYPAEAAYVRVPEAGEEEENLEQRKCGAVRGGDNVHGFTPLEIEV; encoded by the coding sequence ATGGGCGGCACGCCGCGCAGCAGCATAGGCCACATCCTGCCTGTCGCCGGCTTCTTGGCCGTCGGCCTGTGGCACCTGTTCAGCCACATCAAGCTCTTCTCCCTGCGCCCGGACGCGTACGTCGCGCCGGTCTGGttccccgcgccgcgcgtccGCCACCTCGAGCTCATCCTCGTCATCGCCGGCAGCGCCGTCGAGTTCGCCATGGAGATGTTCGTCGACCACTCCACCTTCCTGCCGTTCGACGCCGACGGATCCATCCCGTCGGACCGCCTGCACAACCACGAGCACGCCATCATCTGCCTCGCGCTCCTCGTCTACGCGGCCTCCGCGCTGCACCTCGACCGCGTCCGGGCGCGGCGCCGCGACACGCTCTCCCTGCTCCTCGTCGCGGTCGTCTTCGCGCAGGAGCTGCTCGTGTTCCACTTCCACTCCACCGACCACGCCGGCCTCGAGGGACAGTTCCACTGGCTCCTGCAGCTCGTCGTCGCCGCGTGCCTCGCCACGGCGCTCCTGGGCATCGCTTTCCCGCGGAGCTTCGCGGTGAGCCTGGTCCGGTCGGCGTGCATCGCGTTCCACGGCGTGTGGCTCATGGTCATCGGCGCCATGGTGTGGGTGCCGAGCCGTGTGCCCAAGGGCTGCTCGCTCGTTCAGGAGGACGGCCGCGACACCGTGCGCTGCCACAGCGAGGCCAGCCTGCATCGCGCCAAGGCGCTCGCCAACCTGCAGTTCGGGTGGTACCTGACTTTCATGACGGTGTTTGTCGTCGCCCTATACCTGTACGTGTGCAAGAGGTATCCTGCGGAGGCAGCGTACGTGCGGGTGCCGGAAGCCGGCGAAGAGGAGGAAAACCTGGAGCAGCGCAAGTGCGgggcggtgcgcggcggcgacaaTGTTCATGGATTCACGCCTTTGGAGATCGAGGTGTAA
- the LOC120662692 gene encoding solute carrier family 25 member 44-like, whose product MVNPRGDIPGLPRRTLFHTLLFLLPTALLCFAFASLRFLASWLLLSRAHPQPKTLAAAAAAAACWRTCLHCSGAQALCDTRGIKVTQQVLLSPPRRHGGEAIDRRNSPPPPPDAAAEKDEGSQCLQLPEDIRWERLDKARFFVLGAGLFSAVSAALYPAVVLKTRLQVAPVAAALPPSAFGAASAILRREGAFAFYRGFATSLAGTVPARALYMGALEATRSAVGPIALSLGAPEPAASAAAGLAAAVAAQIVWTPVDVISQRLMVQGNPCPDSRYHGGVDAFRKIVGSDGLRGLYRGFGMSILTYAPSNAVWWATYSLSQKIIWSGIGCYLCDYGVGVQEIDLGNGDSSLQPGCKTVMVVQGVSAAMAGGASALVTMPLDTIKTRMQVMDGDGEPITVGRMVRRLIKEGGWAACYRGLGPRWASMSLSATTMITTYEFLKRLSDKGQQSGLA is encoded by the exons ATGGTAAACCCAAGAGGT GATATTCCGGGCTTGCCACGTCGGACGCTGTTCCACAcccttctcttccttcttcccaCCGCTTTGCTCTGTTTTGCCTTTGCTTCGCTTCGCTTCCTCGCTTCCTGGCTTTTATTGTCACGCGCCCATCCCCaacccaaaaccctagccgccgccgccgccgccgccgcctgctggagGACATGTCTCCACTGCTCAGGGGCGCAAGCGTTGTGTGACACTCGTGGGATAAAGGTTACTCAGCAAGTGCTGCTctctccgccgcgccggcatGGAGGAGAGGCCATAGATCGCCGGaactcgcctccgccgccgccggacgcggcggcggagaaggaTGAGGGCTCCCAGTGTCTGCAGCTGCCGGAGGACATCCGCTGGGAGCGGCTCGACAAGGCGCGCTTCTTCGTCCTGGGAGCCGGGCTCTTCTCCGCCGTCTCGGCCGCGCTCTACCCCGCCGTCGTACTCAAGACGCGCCTCCAGGTCGCCCCGGTGGCAgcagccctccctccctcggctTTCGGCGCGGCCTCCGCCATCCTGCGCCGGGAGGGGGCCTTCGCCTTCTACCGCGgcttcgccacctccctcgCCGGTACCGTCCCGGCGCGCGCGCTCTACATGGGCGCGCTCGAGGCCACGCGCTCCGCCGTCGGCCCCATCGCGCTCAGCCTCGGCGCACCAGAGCCCGCTGCGTCAGCGGCTgcgggcctcgccgccgccgttgctgcGCAGATCGTGTGGACACCCGTCGACGTGATCAGCCAGCGCCTCATGGTTCAGGGCAACCCCTGCCCCGACTCCCGCTACCATGGCGGCGTCGACGCCTTCCGCAAGATTGTAGGTTCGGACGGCCTGCGTGGCCTGTACCGTGGCTTCGGCATGTCCATCCTAACCTATGCCCCTTCCAATGCCGTGTGGTGGGCAACTTACTCACTGTCACAGAAGATAATTTGGAGTGGGATTGGCTGCTACTTGTGCGATTATGGTGTTGGTGTTCAAGAAATTGATCTTGGCAATGGGGATTCTTCGCTGCAGCCAGGTTGCAAGACTGTTATGGTAGTGCAGGGAGTGAGTGCTGCAATGGCTGGCGGTGCATCAGCGCTTGTGACCATGCCACTGGACACCATCAAGACCAGGATGCAGGTCATGGATGGGGACGGTGAGCCGATTACTGTGGGGAGGATGGTGCGGAGGCTGATCAAGGAAGGTGGGTGGGCTGCTTGTTACAGGGGGCTTGGCCCAAGGTGGGCATCCATGTCATTGTCTGCCACCACCATGATCACCACCTATGAGTTCCTCAAGCGGCTCTCAGACAAGGGCCAGCAGAGCGGCCTTGCATGA
- the LOC120660812 gene encoding protein Brevis radix-like 1 produces the protein MLTCIACSKQQFASGGPPLHEPPEDEDVVDGVGGAIGGGAATPGTRHAIKALTAQIKDMALKASGAYRHCKPCAGSSAAASRRHHPYHHRGGSAFGGSDAGSASDRFHYAYRRAGSSAASTPRLRGGGAALSSADATPSMSVRTDFPAGDEEEDDEIASEGGGKEDDAKEWVAQVEPGVLITFVSLAQGGNDLKRIRFSREMFNKWQAQRWWAENYDKVMELYNVQRFNQTVPLPTTPKSEDESSKEDSPVTPPLDRERVPHTFHGPMSGGGAMGYSSLDSLEHHSNRYCNGHHHHHGHQFCDSMGLASTPKLSSISGAKTETSSMDASMRTSSSPEEVDRSGELSVSISNASDQEREWVEEDEPGVYITIRALPGGIRELRRVRFSREKFSEMHARLWWEENRARIHEQYL, from the exons ATGCTCACGTGCATAGCGTGCTCCAAGCAGCAGTTCGCCTCCGGCGGGCCGCCGCTGCACGAGCCGCCGGAGGATGAGGACGTCGttgacggcgtcggcggcgccatcggcggcggcgcggcgacgcccGGCACGCGCCATGCCATCAAGGCGCTCACCGCCCAG ATCAAGGACATGGCGCTGAAGGCGTCGGGCGCGTACCGTCACTGCAAGCCCTGCGCgggctcctcggcggcggcctcgcgccgccaccacccgtACCACcaccgcggcggcagcgccttCGGGGGCTCCGACGCCGGCTCGGCCTCCGACCGCTTCCACTACGCGTACCGTCGCGCCGGGAGCTCGGCGGCCTCGACTCCGCGAttgcgcggcggaggcgccgcccTGTCAAGTGCGGACGCCACGCCGTCCATGAGCGTGCGCACGGATTTCCctgccggcgacgaggaggaggacgacgagatTGCATCAGAAGGCGGCGGCAAGGAGGACGACGCCAAGGAGTGGGTGGCGCAGGTGGAGCCTGGCGTGCTCATCACCTTCGTCTCACTGGCGCAAGGTGGCAACGACCTCAAACGCATTCGGTTCAG CCGTGAGATGTTCAACAAATGGCAAGCACAAAGGTGGTGGGCTGAAAATTATGACAAAGTTATGGAGCTTTATAATGTCCAGAGGTTTAATCAGACTGTCCCTCTCCCCACTACTCCAAAATCTGAAGATGAG AGCTCCAAGGAAGACAGCCCGGTAACCCCGCCACTGGACAGGGAGCGAGTGCCGCACACCTTCCACGGACCAATGTCAGGTGGTGGGGCCATGGGCTACTCTTCTTTGGATTCTCTTGAGCATCACTCGAACCGCTACTGTaatggccaccaccaccatcatggACACCAATTCTGCGATTCAATGGGCTTGGCATCGACACCAAAGTTGTCGAGTATCAGTGGAGCCAAGACAGAAACTTCATCTATGGATGCATCGATGAGGACAAGCTCGTCTCCTGAAGAGGTTGACAGGTCTGGTGAGCTCTCGGTTTCAATCAGCAATGCAAGCGACCAGGAGAGGGAGTGGGTCGAGGAAGATGAGCCTGGTGTATATATCACCATCCGGGCTTTGCCTGGTGGCATCAGGGAACTTCGTCGCGTTCGGTTCAG CCGGGAGAAGTTCAGCGAGATGCATGCCAGGCTATGGTGGGAAGAGAACCGAGCGAGGATACACGAACAGTACCTCTGA